In one Niallia taxi genomic region, the following are encoded:
- a CDS encoding sensor histidine kinase — protein MIIRKFDTKTLDFILEKMVETVSSSKDEIFRIGEQCRKDYEKLTEELKEIRNLVLQTIEEGDKLEAQSRFARKRLSEVSKHFNEYSEVEVREAYEKAHSLQMDLSMNRHLEKQYRDRRDDIERRLIGLDETIERADHLVTQITVVMKYLISDLKQVGEVLEDAKQKQDFGLKIIGAQEEERKRLSREIHDGPAQMMANVMMRSDLIERIYKEHGAQEAFEEIKNLKLMVRSALYEVRRIIYDLRPMALDDLGLVPTLKKYLKTTEEYYQTASIGFTTIGKDFRLPNKYEVALFRLIQESVQNALKHAEAKTILVKIEMRRDQVIVVIKDDGKGFDKSVKKQESFGLIGMRERVELLEGELSIDSKIGAGTLVMINVPVKN, from the coding sequence ATGATAATAAGGAAATTTGATACAAAAACACTAGATTTTATTTTAGAAAAAATGGTTGAGACAGTCAGCTCCAGCAAGGATGAAATATTTCGCATTGGAGAACAGTGTCGAAAGGATTATGAAAAGCTGACCGAAGAGCTAAAGGAAATAAGGAATCTAGTCCTTCAAACAATTGAAGAGGGAGATAAGCTTGAAGCACAATCCCGCTTTGCGAGAAAACGCCTGTCAGAGGTGAGTAAGCATTTCAACGAGTACTCTGAGGTAGAAGTGCGTGAAGCATATGAAAAAGCGCATAGCCTGCAAATGGACTTAAGCATGAACCGGCATCTGGAAAAGCAATATCGAGACAGACGTGACGATATTGAAAGAAGGCTGATCGGTTTGGATGAGACGATTGAACGGGCAGATCATCTTGTTACACAAATCACAGTCGTAATGAAATACTTGATTAGTGATTTGAAGCAGGTCGGAGAAGTACTTGAGGATGCGAAGCAAAAGCAGGATTTCGGCTTGAAAATAATTGGGGCCCAAGAGGAAGAGCGGAAAAGACTCTCACGGGAAATTCATGATGGACCTGCCCAAATGATGGCAAATGTCATGATGCGCTCTGATTTAATAGAAAGAATATATAAGGAGCATGGCGCGCAGGAAGCATTTGAAGAGATAAAAAATCTTAAGCTTATGGTTCGCAGCGCACTCTATGAAGTGAGAAGAATCATCTACGACCTTCGCCCGATGGCACTCGATGATTTAGGTCTTGTTCCAACATTAAAGAAATACTTAAAAACGACGGAAGAATATTATCAAACAGCAAGTATCGGCTTTACAACAATAGGCAAGGACTTCAGACTGCCAAACAAATATGAGGTAGCGCTGTTCCGGCTTATTCAGGAATCAGTTCAAAATGCATTAAAGCATGCCGAAGCCAAGACAATCCTCGTAAAAATAGAAATGAGGCGCGATCAAGTTATTGTTGTCATCAAAGACGATGGTAAAGGCTTTGACAAAAGTGTTAAAAAACAGGAATCTTTTGGTTTAATAGGGATGAGAGAAAGAGTAGAATTGCTCGAAGGGGAATTATCAATTGATTCAAAAATTGGAGCAGGGACGCTCGTCATGATTAATGTTCCAGTTAAAAATTAA
- a CDS encoding response regulator → MATTKIVIIDDHQLFREGVKRILDFESSFEVVAEGDDGSQAIQLVEQYEPDVTIMDINMPTTNGVEATRQLLEKFPDTKVIILSIHDDENYVTHALKTGASGYLLKEMDADALVEAVKVVADGGSYLHPKVTHNLVNEYRRLALEETGGGDHYVQTVEIRRPLHLLTRRECEVLQLLADGKSNRGIGEALFISEKTVKNHVSNILQKMNVNDRTQAVVVAIKNGWVEVR, encoded by the coding sequence TTGGCTACAACGAAAATAGTTATTATAGATGATCATCAATTGTTCAGGGAAGGTGTTAAACGTATCCTGGATTTTGAATCAAGCTTTGAGGTTGTCGCAGAAGGTGATGACGGTTCACAAGCTATCCAATTGGTAGAGCAATATGAGCCGGATGTAACAATCATGGATATTAATATGCCGACAACAAATGGTGTGGAGGCAACAAGACAATTGCTGGAGAAATTTCCAGATACAAAGGTTATTATCCTGTCGATTCATGATGATGAAAACTATGTAACACATGCATTGAAAACAGGTGCAAGTGGCTATCTGTTGAAGGAAATGGATGCAGATGCACTTGTAGAAGCAGTTAAAGTGGTTGCTGATGGCGGATCTTATCTTCATCCGAAAGTAACTCATAATCTTGTTAATGAATACCGCAGGTTAGCATTGGAAGAGACAGGCGGCGGAGATCATTATGTACAAACAGTTGAAATAAGAAGACCGCTTCATCTTCTGACGCGCCGTGAGTGCGAAGTGCTGCAGCTTCTTGCAGATGGAAAAAGCAACAGGGGTATTGGGGAAGCGTTGTTCATAAGTGAAAAAACAGTTAAGAACCATGTCAGCAATATTTTGCAAAAAATGAATGTTAATGACCGTACTCAAGCAGTTGTTGTTGCAATCAAAAACGGTTGGGTAGAAGTACGATAA
- the sda gene encoding sporulation histidine kinase inhibitor Sda, producing MSGVCILSNAELIKAYHLAVSLKLEEEFISILFEEVNRRELTV from the coding sequence ATGAGCGGAGTTTGTATTCTTTCAAACGCTGAGCTGATAAAAGCATATCACCTGGCGGTATCCTTAAAGTTGGAGGAAGAATTTATCTCCATATTATTCGAAGAAGTAAATCGTCGGGAACTGACTGTTTGA
- a CDS encoding DegV family protein, which produces MKTAIVTDSTAYITKEVRDKYDIHMIPLTVVFDNEIYEEEVDLQAGQFYEEVKSKALPTTSQPSIGKFAELFEQLSKEYDEVISIHLSSGISGTYQGAITAGNMVDNINVFAFDTEISCMVQGFYAIEAAKLAKSGKTAADIIPVLEELKKTSHAYFMVDDLAHLQRGGRLSSAQALIGSLLQVKPLLHFADKVIVPFEKIRTRKKAMKRIVDLLAEATNGEEYQAVIIHANREEEAIEWKAELAERYPNIEFSISYFGAVIGTHLGEGSMGLGWMKKI; this is translated from the coding sequence ATGAAAACAGCTATTGTAACAGATAGTACTGCTTATATAACGAAAGAAGTAAGAGACAAATATGATATACATATGATTCCGTTGACAGTTGTGTTTGACAACGAGATTTATGAAGAGGAAGTAGACTTGCAAGCAGGTCAATTTTATGAAGAAGTGAAGTCAAAGGCACTTCCGACTACCTCTCAGCCGTCAATTGGGAAATTTGCTGAACTGTTTGAGCAGCTTTCAAAGGAATATGATGAAGTAATCAGCATTCATCTATCAAGCGGTATTAGCGGTACATACCAGGGCGCAATTACTGCCGGCAATATGGTGGATAATATTAATGTATTTGCTTTTGATACAGAAATAAGCTGTATGGTCCAAGGTTTTTATGCTATAGAAGCTGCTAAGCTTGCCAAATCGGGCAAAACGGCAGCAGATATTATTCCTGTACTGGAAGAGCTCAAAAAAACAAGCCATGCCTACTTCATGGTAGATGATTTAGCTCATTTGCAGCGGGGAGGACGCTTGTCCAGTGCCCAAGCATTAATTGGCAGCCTGCTTCAGGTTAAACCATTGCTGCACTTCGCTGATAAGGTAATTGTTCCGTTTGAAAAAATCAGAACAAGAAAAAAAGCGATGAAACGAATTGTTGATTTGCTTGCAGAAGCAACAAACGGAGAAGAGTACCAAGCAGTAATAATTCATGCGAACAGAGAAGAAGAAGCAATCGAATGGAAAGCAGAGCTTGCTGAAAGATATCCTAATATTGAATTTTCCATCAGCTACTTTGGTGCTGTCATCGGAACTCATCTTGGTGAGGGTTCGATGGGGCTTGGCTGGATGAAAAAAATCTGA
- a CDS encoding DEAD/DEAH box helicase, protein MLFRVSPENELLPTLTYSHGLSRIIDLPCHPRTINPSFPYNKKLQAALQGKKLLLEETNFSLEEIQTHYRNGYCTYQPAMIKNHKQIMCVRCGNNQLNLFASFHCARCRRKCTYCRNCVMMGRLSECTPLLSWTGPDTPIPAACRLDWQGTLSSGQQHASEKIVAAVEQSMEMLVWAVCGAGKTELLFKGIERALQLKKRVCIATPRTDVVLELAPRLQQVFPDINVIALYGGSEDKLTYSPLLISTTHQLYRYEKAFDLVILDEMDAFPYSVDKTLQYAVRKARKQNSSMVYLTATPNKSWQRKCQDNKIDYVTIPARFHQHPLPVPQFVWCGNWEKKLHREKLPFTLLTWLKERLITDRQVLLFLPKIAYLQKVMSILSQLDSNIESVYAADPMRVEKVKRMRNKEIKLLITTTILERGVTFPNIDVAVLGAEDAVFTASALIQIAGRAGRSVKNPFGDVAFFHYGKTKSMVEAKQQITNSNKEAAKKGMLLPGMGGEK, encoded by the coding sequence ATGCTTTTTAGAGTTTCACCTGAAAATGAACTTCTTCCCACCCTCACCTACAGTCATGGACTGTCCCGAATAATTGATCTCCCTTGCCATCCGCGCACAATAAACCCAAGCTTTCCCTACAACAAAAAACTTCAAGCAGCACTACAAGGCAAAAAATTATTACTGGAGGAGACCAACTTCTCATTAGAAGAAATTCAAACACATTATAGGAATGGATATTGCACGTATCAGCCAGCAATGATAAAAAACCACAAGCAAATAATGTGTGTGCGTTGTGGAAATAACCAGCTGAACCTATTTGCGTCCTTTCATTGTGCACGGTGCAGGCGGAAATGCACCTATTGCCGTAATTGTGTCATGATGGGTAGACTTTCCGAATGCACCCCTCTATTAAGCTGGACAGGTCCGGATACACCAATACCTGCTGCATGCAGGCTCGATTGGCAAGGAACATTATCATCAGGGCAGCAGCACGCTTCTGAAAAGATTGTAGCAGCAGTCGAACAAAGTATGGAGATGCTTGTCTGGGCAGTATGTGGAGCAGGGAAAACAGAGCTTTTATTTAAAGGCATCGAAAGGGCACTTCAGTTGAAAAAGAGAGTGTGTATTGCCACACCAAGAACAGATGTTGTGCTTGAATTGGCACCGAGACTGCAGCAGGTTTTTCCTGATATAAATGTAATCGCGTTATATGGAGGCAGCGAGGATAAGCTGACATACAGCCCTCTCCTCATTAGCACAACACATCAGCTTTATCGTTACGAGAAGGCATTTGATCTTGTTATCCTTGATGAGATGGATGCATTTCCGTATTCGGTAGATAAAACGCTGCAGTATGCAGTGAGAAAAGCAAGGAAACAAAACTCTTCAATGGTATATTTAACAGCTACTCCCAACAAAAGCTGGCAACGAAAATGCCAAGATAACAAAATTGACTATGTCACAATTCCGGCACGCTTTCATCAACATCCACTTCCCGTCCCGCAATTTGTTTGGTGTGGAAATTGGGAAAAGAAGCTCCACCGAGAAAAGCTGCCATTCACGCTGCTTACTTGGTTGAAGGAAAGATTAATCACGGATAGGCAGGTTTTATTGTTTTTACCGAAAATCGCTTATTTACAAAAGGTTATGTCAATATTGAGTCAGCTGGACAGCAATATCGAATCTGTTTATGCCGCCGACCCCATGCGGGTGGAAAAGGTGAAAAGGATGAGAAATAAGGAAATAAAGTTACTGATTACTACGACGATCTTGGAAAGAGGTGTTACTTTTCCTAATATTGATGTTGCTGTGTTAGGTGCAGAAGATGCTGTGTTTACTGCAAGTGCACTAATTCAAATTGCTGGCAGAGCAGGGAGAAGCGTTAAAAATCCATTTGGTGACGTCGCTTTTTTTCATTACGGAAAAACGAAAAGTATGGTAGAGGCAAAACAGCAGATTACCAACAGTAATAAGGAAGCAGCAAAAAAGGGTATGCTCCTGCCTGGGATGGGAGGGGAAAAATGA
- a CDS encoding ComF family protein: MNCTICLSSLRPVLNWTNLVKRQKTFLLCEDCISKLEIIEGERCNLCCRPFALVDARFKKGDVCLDCYKWESNPSWKGMLDGNTSIFRYNDFLKEKIAQFKYRGDHQVAGAFAEYFPKSLVKGRFVTPMPLSAERLYERGFNQAEAILEYAQIKYKPLLTRTHGEKQSKKERQDRLENTAAFSAAINTGCNAQHVLLVDDIYTTGATVRQAAKVLKAAGAITVYSFTIAR; encoded by the coding sequence ATGAATTGTACGATTTGCTTAAGCTCATTAAGGCCAGTTTTAAATTGGACTAATTTGGTTAAGAGACAAAAGACTTTTTTATTATGTGAGGACTGTATTAGCAAATTGGAGATAATTGAAGGAGAACGCTGTAATTTGTGCTGTCGTCCCTTTGCTTTAGTAGATGCTCGCTTCAAAAAAGGGGATGTTTGTCTTGATTGCTATAAATGGGAAAGCAACCCGAGTTGGAAAGGCATGCTGGACGGAAACACCTCGATTTTTCGTTATAATGATTTTTTGAAAGAGAAGATTGCACAATTTAAATATAGAGGAGATCATCAAGTTGCAGGCGCTTTTGCTGAATATTTTCCGAAGAGCTTGGTGAAAGGGAGATTTGTCACTCCTATGCCATTAAGTGCTGAAAGGTTGTACGAAAGGGGCTTTAATCAAGCAGAAGCAATTCTTGAGTATGCTCAAATAAAGTATAAACCGCTTTTAACCCGAACCCATGGTGAAAAACAATCAAAGAAAGAACGGCAGGACCGATTGGAAAATACTGCTGCCTTTTCTGCGGCAATTAATACTGGTTGTAATGCTCAACATGTTCTATTGGTTGACGATATATATACTACAGGTGCAACAGTAAGGCAGGCAGCAAAAGTGTTAAAGGCCGCAGGTGCAATCACAGTCTATTCCTTTACTATTGCAAGATGA
- a CDS encoding TIGR03826 family flagellar region protein — translation MADLANCPKCGDIYVVNNLRDICPKCYKKEEEDYEKVYQFIRKKQNRTAPMEQVVANTGVEKSLIYKWIKKGRIKLSQFPNLGYPCAKCGTQIREGKLCTSCLSSLQGDIKSLEVEEERKRKEKSSTYFSGK, via the coding sequence ATGGCTGATTTAGCTAATTGTCCTAAGTGTGGGGACATTTATGTTGTAAATAATCTTAGGGATATTTGCCCTAAGTGCTATAAAAAAGAAGAAGAGGATTATGAGAAGGTATATCAATTCATCCGTAAAAAGCAAAACAGAACAGCACCAATGGAGCAAGTTGTAGCAAATACGGGTGTGGAAAAATCGTTAATATATAAATGGATAAAAAAAGGTCGAATTAAGCTGTCCCAATTTCCAAACTTAGGGTATCCTTGTGCGAAATGTGGCACTCAAATTAGAGAAGGTAAGCTTTGTACAAGCTGTTTATCTAGCCTTCAGGGGGATATAAAGAGTTTAGAAGTAGAAGAAGAACGGAAAAGAAAGGAAAAATCGTCCACTTATTTTTCAGGAAAATAA
- the flgM gene encoding flagellar biosynthesis anti-sigma factor FlgM: MKINNYGTQGINPYKKQVNKIDQVKSEAVKGTDKIEISSAAKELQQVTQVSQARTEKIEALKKEIQNGTYQVRAEDVASSIVNFYTKNNQAN, encoded by the coding sequence ATGAAAATTAATAATTATGGAACACAAGGAATTAACCCATACAAAAAACAAGTCAATAAAATAGATCAAGTAAAATCAGAGGCTGTAAAGGGAACAGATAAAATTGAAATTTCTTCTGCAGCTAAAGAGCTTCAGCAAGTGACACAAGTGTCACAAGCAAGAACTGAAAAAATAGAAGCACTTAAAAAGGAAATCCAAAATGGCACATATCAAGTCCGTGCAGAAGATGTTGCGAGCAGCATCGTGAATTTCTATACGAAAAATAATCAAGCTAACTAA
- a CDS encoding flagellar protein FlgN, with amino-acid sequence MSAFLLIEVLEELVNSHAKLYEVAKNKTEIIKKGDIESLQQVMKDEQAQVMSIQKLEAARMEVCRKIVKTVHNPTISDCLELLQPADAKRAEEIADKLRSIISELKDANTLNQQLLRQSMQFVNVSLSLLKPTKQSLNYGKPVNGNTVQTDSIGKISSSLLNMKA; translated from the coding sequence ATGTCTGCGTTCTTATTGATTGAAGTGCTGGAAGAGCTCGTCAACTCCCATGCAAAGCTGTATGAGGTGGCGAAAAACAAAACAGAGATCATAAAGAAGGGGGATATTGAGTCCCTTCAGCAAGTGATGAAAGATGAGCAAGCGCAAGTCATGAGCATTCAAAAGCTGGAAGCGGCAAGAATGGAAGTTTGCCGAAAAATTGTCAAGACCGTTCACAATCCTACCATTTCAGATTGCCTGGAGCTGCTGCAGCCAGCAGATGCCAAGCGAGCAGAGGAAATAGCAGATAAGCTGCGAAGCATCATAAGTGAATTAAAAGATGCGAATACGTTGAATCAGCAGCTGTTAAGACAATCAATGCAATTTGTAAATGTATCATTAAGCTTGTTAAAACCAACAAAGCAAAGCCTAAACTACGGAAAACCGGTAAACGGAAACACTGTACAAACAGACAGCATCGGAAAAATATCAAGCAGTCTTTTAAATATGAAAGCATAA
- the flgK gene encoding flagellar hook-associated protein FlgK, whose amino-acid sequence MGSTFMGLETARRGLVAQQSALYTTGNNISNANTLGYTRQRVDLEQSQSFPGVGQNAPRIAGQLGTGVVAGSVNRIRDSFLDTQYRSESSKLGYWENRSAALSNLETIMNEPSESGLSTSMDSFWESLQDLATDPQNSGARAVVRQRGIAVSETFNYLYKTVAAEKSDAKNELGVAEKAVNTILSQLDQVNKQIGSVEPNGYLPNDLYDQRDSLLDELSSYANIKVSYEASGGHSLAQAEGKAIVTLVDDKGNSLGTLVDKNGYNTFKVNSNADDSAVKSITIGDNEININDYESTGKLKSIVEAYGYEDADGNKAGIYNDMLTELDNLAYTFATKFNEVHQQGMSPNEIKAGENQSISFFADAESADGSITDRSGFASRISISASIESSLDNIANADPGTDPTKATLGDATIVSKLADIINQSYDYGNNSQTSNFRNYYEGVIGSMAVSAQEAEKMSSNATTLQQTVENKRMSTSAVSLDEEMTNMIQFQQAYNAAARMISLTDELLDTIINGMGVGGR is encoded by the coding sequence ATGGGATCAACCTTTATGGGGCTTGAAACAGCCAGAAGAGGGCTAGTCGCACAGCAAAGTGCACTTTATACAACAGGAAACAATATTTCAAATGCTAATACACTTGGCTACACTCGTCAAAGAGTAGATTTAGAGCAATCACAAAGCTTTCCAGGAGTTGGACAAAATGCTCCAAGGATTGCCGGGCAATTAGGTACAGGTGTTGTTGCAGGTTCTGTAAATAGAATCAGAGACAGCTTCCTTGATACACAATACCGTTCAGAGTCAAGTAAGCTTGGTTATTGGGAGAATCGTTCTGCAGCATTAAGTAACTTAGAGACGATTATGAATGAACCATCTGAGTCGGGTTTGTCTACGTCTATGGATTCTTTCTGGGAGTCATTGCAGGATTTAGCAACAGATCCACAGAACTCAGGGGCACGTGCTGTTGTGCGTCAGCGTGGGATTGCAGTTTCGGAAACATTTAACTATTTGTATAAAACAGTAGCAGCAGAAAAAAGTGATGCAAAAAATGAACTTGGTGTTGCGGAAAAGGCTGTAAATACAATTCTTAGCCAGCTTGACCAGGTTAACAAACAAATTGGCAGTGTGGAGCCAAATGGCTACTTGCCAAATGATTTATATGATCAAAGGGACAGCTTGCTTGATGAACTTTCTTCGTATGCAAACATTAAAGTCTCTTATGAAGCATCTGGTGGCCACTCACTTGCACAAGCGGAAGGAAAAGCAATTGTTACGCTTGTTGATGATAAAGGTAACTCGTTAGGAACATTGGTAGATAAAAATGGTTATAACACGTTTAAGGTTAACAGTAATGCTGATGATAGTGCTGTAAAAAGCATAACAATCGGAGATAACGAGATTAATATAAATGACTATGAATCTACTGGAAAATTAAAGAGTATTGTAGAAGCATATGGCTATGAAGATGCAGATGGTAATAAAGCTGGAATATATAATGATATGCTGACAGAATTAGATAATTTAGCATATACATTTGCGACAAAGTTCAATGAGGTTCACCAGCAAGGGATGAGCCCGAACGAAATTAAAGCTGGCGAAAACCAGTCTATTTCCTTCTTTGCTGACGCAGAAAGTGCTGATGGTTCCATTACAGATCGAAGCGGCTTTGCAAGCAGAATTTCGATTTCCGCTAGCATCGAGAGCAGCTTAGATAATATTGCGAATGCTGATCCTGGTACAGATCCAACGAAAGCGACACTTGGGGATGCGACAATTGTTAGCAAATTGGCTGACATCATCAACCAAAGCTATGATTATGGAAACAATTCACAGACTTCTAACTTCCGTAACTATTATGAAGGTGTAATTGGAAGTATGGCAGTTAGTGCACAGGAAGCAGAAAAGATGTCTTCCAATGCGACAACACTACAGCAGACTGTTGAAAACAAACGAATGAGTACAAGCGCTGTTTCTTTGGATGAAGAAATGACGAATATGATTCAATTCCAGCAGGCTTATAATGCAGCTGCAAGAATGATTTCTTTAACGGATGAACTTTTAGATACGATAATAAACGGCATGGGTGTCGGAGGGAGATAG
- the flgL gene encoding flagellar hook-associated protein FlgL, with translation MRVTQSMLSANSLRNISSSYNKLNQLSNQVSTGKKITKPSDDPVVAMKGMYYRSSLSEVEQYKRNLSELYLWMDNSESAMNQASSGLDRVRELLVQGKTDTNGKDERNAIAEEINQIKEDLVNVANTKVNGKYLFHGTDVSNPPVTAGDPPQVAANLTDGSIDSYKVEVSSGVTMKANVNPATFNQEMFDVVQEIQDKMANNDSTGLDDLLTRLDSVMNSLSGEKSELGARYNRLEMVESRIDAQEVLANKVLSDNEDVDMEVAITNLSVQQSVHNASLSVGAKIIQTSLIDFLR, from the coding sequence ATGCGCGTAACACAATCAATGCTTTCAGCAAACAGCTTGCGTAATATTAGCAGCAGTTATAATAAGCTGAACCAATTATCTAACCAAGTCTCAACAGGGAAAAAAATCACAAAGCCATCAGATGATCCAGTTGTAGCGATGAAGGGGATGTACTACCGCTCCAGTCTGTCAGAGGTGGAGCAATATAAACGTAACCTTTCAGAGCTGTACCTGTGGATGGATAACTCAGAGTCAGCAATGAACCAGGCTAGTTCAGGATTAGACCGTGTCAGAGAATTGCTTGTTCAAGGGAAAACAGATACAAATGGCAAGGATGAAAGAAATGCAATCGCTGAGGAAATCAATCAAATCAAAGAAGATTTAGTGAATGTAGCTAACACGAAGGTAAATGGAAAATATCTTTTCCACGGTACAGATGTTTCTAATCCACCTGTAACAGCAGGAGATCCGCCGCAGGTCGCAGCGAACTTAACAGATGGGTCAATTGACAGCTATAAAGTAGAGGTTTCAAGTGGTGTCACTATGAAAGCGAACGTGAACCCTGCAACATTCAATCAAGAGATGTTTGATGTTGTTCAAGAAATCCAAGACAAAATGGCAAACAACGATAGTACTGGTTTGGATGATTTGCTGACAAGACTTGATTCTGTCATGAACTCTTTATCAGGCGAAAAGTCAGAGCTTGGTGCAAGATATAACCGTTTAGAAATGGTTGAATCAAGAATTGATGCACAGGAAGTACTTGCGAACAAGGTTCTTTCAGACAATGAAGACGTAGATATGGAAGTTGCCATCACAAACCTGTCTGTGCAGCAAAGTGTTCATAATGCTTCATTGAGTGTAGGAGCAAAAATCATCCAAACTTCATTGATTGACTTTTTGAGATGA
- a CDS encoding DUF6470 family protein, whose translation MQIPQIRIESTPGKLGLTILQPQVSMEQRPADLHIEQPEAILTIDKKAATLTIDQTEARAYEGMKTRERFIDDYVRKGRQEWLKGIARRVQEADQLGAIQNKGKPIQAIAKRNSEGPQKEFGLGWIPPANSVKINYDPGYVKTNVETRDPIIEVNQNKPIIDYTPGKVITELVQYPSLEIHFENLKSNGVNYQQSN comes from the coding sequence ATGCAAATTCCGCAAATTAGAATTGAATCAACTCCTGGCAAGCTAGGACTGACAATACTCCAACCGCAAGTTTCTATGGAGCAAAGGCCTGCTGATTTGCATATTGAGCAACCGGAGGCGATTCTGACAATCGACAAAAAGGCAGCCACTTTAACAATCGATCAAACAGAAGCGAGAGCATATGAAGGAATGAAAACAAGAGAAAGATTCATTGATGATTATGTTCGAAAAGGCCGCCAAGAATGGCTGAAGGGGATTGCAAGGCGAGTGCAGGAAGCAGACCAGCTTGGAGCAATTCAAAATAAAGGTAAGCCAATCCAAGCAATTGCGAAGCGAAATAGCGAAGGTCCTCAGAAGGAGTTTGGGCTCGGCTGGATACCTCCGGCAAACAGTGTCAAAATTAACTATGATCCTGGCTATGTAAAAACAAATGTTGAAACTCGTGATCCAATTATTGAAGTGAATCAAAATAAGCCAATAATTGATTATACGCCTGGAAAGGTTATCACAGAGTTAGTTCAATATCCAAGTTTAGAAATTCATTTTGAAAATTTAAAGTCCAATGGGGTAAACTATCAACAATCAAACTAA
- the fliW gene encoding flagellar assembly protein FliW — protein sequence MKINTRFHGEKEITDKEIIHFPKGIPAFEEERQFVILPIDEQEHVFILQSVTNENLGFVIANPFVFFKEYEFDLEEPITSFLELESEKEVLLFTILTVQDPFPNSTANLQAPIVLNMKNNKAQQIILNLPHYKTKHSIFSQQSEAVKG from the coding sequence TTGAAAATCAATACAAGATTTCATGGGGAAAAAGAAATAACAGACAAGGAAATAATCCATTTTCCAAAGGGAATTCCTGCTTTTGAAGAGGAAAGACAATTTGTTATATTGCCAATCGATGAGCAAGAGCATGTTTTTATCCTTCAATCAGTAACAAATGAAAACCTTGGTTTTGTTATTGCCAATCCTTTTGTTTTTTTTAAGGAATATGAGTTTGACCTGGAAGAGCCTATCACAAGCTTTTTAGAATTAGAGTCTGAAAAAGAAGTTCTCTTGTTTACCATTCTGACAGTGCAGGACCCATTTCCAAATTCAACAGCTAACCTGCAAGCGCCTATTGTGTTGAACATGAAAAACAATAAGGCCCAGCAAATCATTCTAAACCTGCCGCATTATAAGACAAAGCACAGTATTTTTTCACAACAATCAGAAGCGGTAAAGGGGTGA
- the csrA gene encoding carbon storage regulator CsrA, which produces MLVLSRKVGEVIKIGNDIELTVVSVSGDQVKIGIKAPKQVEIHRKEIFDQIYNENKAASVDISSVLNVFKKNQ; this is translated from the coding sequence ATGCTTGTACTATCAAGAAAAGTTGGAGAAGTAATCAAAATAGGCAATGATATTGAATTGACTGTCGTGTCTGTCAGCGGAGACCAAGTGAAGATAGGCATAAAAGCACCTAAACAAGTTGAAATACACCGCAAGGAAATTTTTGATCAAATTTATAACGAGAATAAAGCAGCATCTGTTGATATAAGCAGTGTTTTAAATGTCTTTAAAAAAAATCAATAA